One window of Flavobacteriales bacterium genomic DNA carries:
- a CDS encoding RNA polymerase sigma factor: MEHPSEPVHDAVIDGCIAGERRSQQRVYELFYGKMMSVCLRYTKNHDQAKDILQDGFIKVFRNLAKFNRDGSFEGWVRRIMVNTAIDHFRRARHSYLLLGEDRSMDEFEDLAEEEDNEVDETMELKPADVINAMQKLTPAYRTVFNLYVFEEMTHKEIAETLDINIGTSKSNLAKAKNNLKRLLKKEHNLP; the protein is encoded by the coding sequence ATGGAACATCCTTCCGAACCAGTACACGATGCTGTGATCGATGGCTGCATAGCGGGCGAGCGCCGCAGCCAGCAACGGGTATACGAACTCTTCTATGGGAAGATGATGTCCGTATGCCTGCGCTACACGAAGAACCACGATCAGGCGAAGGACATTCTACAGGACGGTTTCATCAAAGTGTTCCGCAACTTGGCCAAATTCAACCGGGACGGCAGCTTCGAGGGCTGGGTCCGGCGCATCATGGTCAACACGGCGATCGATCATTTCCGGCGGGCGCGTCACTCCTATCTGCTCCTTGGGGAAGACCGGAGCATGGACGAGTTCGAGGATCTGGCCGAGGAGGAGGACAACGAGGTGGACGAGACCATGGAGCTGAAACCAGCGGACGTGATCAACGCGATGCAGAAATTGACCCCCGCCTATCGGACGGTGTTCAACCTGTATGTTTTCGAGGAAATGACGCACAAAGAGATCGCCGAAACTTTGGATATCAATATCGGGACCTCGAAGAGCAATTTGGCGAAAGCCAAGAACAACTTGAAGCGACTTCTTAAAAAGGAGCATAATCTCCCTTGA
- a CDS encoding PKD domain-containing protein, translating to MAGSMNELDAFERRLKESIDQYEVPYNSADWAQMERALASGVRSWGHGRALVVGLLLAGGLLIGGTAYFAGRDGSTKVMTGPNPSHMELTTAAAPEPTAQVMPTSAPATGIGTESTTSIPEPTTGRIETRTAAVHPNAVGSPKTIAPATPTETVKSASGPSSNKPSEGDNMDTMFRASAKEACPGNPVDFTVEHMPEDGIYLWNFGDGSFSNKPNPQHTFTKPGSYQVMLSMSSAGAGTIRNKPSSDMIVIHDAPMAKFNVAPQNYKGQIPSVHFENRSLGAKSYRWDLGDGTVSTLAHPDHVYKAKGVYQVELIVTNEIGCVDRKIKEVRVENDFNLGAPASFSPNKDGKDDTFMPEALLDLTAKFQLAVYDPSGTLVYNTSDPTHPWCGKVKNQGPVCTTGDYVWVVDIESGSQASETFTGKVKLLP from the coding sequence ATGGCGGGAAGCATGAATGAATTAGACGCCTTTGAGCGCAGGTTGAAGGAAAGCATCGACCAGTATGAGGTGCCGTACAACTCCGCCGACTGGGCCCAGATGGAACGTGCCTTGGCCAGTGGTGTACGGAGTTGGGGCCATGGCCGTGCATTGGTGGTGGGCCTGCTGCTGGCAGGTGGGCTGCTCATCGGTGGTACGGCCTACTTTGCAGGTCGCGACGGAAGCACCAAGGTGATGACAGGGCCGAACCCGTCCCATATGGAGCTCACAACAGCCGCTGCACCGGAGCCTACCGCACAGGTCATGCCTACCTCCGCCCCTGCCACCGGCATCGGCACTGAAAGCACCACCTCCATACCGGAGCCGACCACCGGACGGATCGAGACCCGGACCGCGGCCGTTCATCCGAACGCAGTAGGCTCCCCGAAGACGATAGCACCGGCCACCCCGACCGAAACGGTCAAATCCGCCTCAGGACCGTCCTCGAACAAACCCTCCGAAGGCGATAACATGGATACGATGTTCCGGGCCAGCGCCAAGGAAGCCTGCCCCGGCAATCCCGTGGACTTTACCGTTGAACATATGCCGGAGGACGGCATCTACCTCTGGAATTTCGGTGACGGCAGCTTCAGTAACAAGCCGAACCCCCAGCACACCTTCACCAAGCCTGGCAGTTATCAAGTGATGCTTTCGATGTCCTCTGCGGGCGCGGGTACCATCCGCAACAAGCCGAGTAGCGACATGATCGTGATCCACGACGCTCCCATGGCAAAGTTCAATGTGGCGCCACAGAACTACAAGGGCCAAATACCCAGCGTGCATTTTGAGAACCGATCCTTGGGCGCGAAGTCCTACCGTTGGGACCTAGGCGATGGCACGGTGAGCACGCTGGCCCATCCGGACCATGTTTACAAGGCGAAAGGCGTGTACCAAGTGGAGCTTATCGTGACCAATGAAATAGGCTGCGTGGACCGGAAGATAAAGGAGGTGCGGGTGGAAAACGATTTCAACCTGGGCGCCCCGGCAAGCTTCTCGCCCAACAAGGACGGGAAGGATGACACCTTCATGCCGGAAGCACTTCTCGATCTGACGGCCAAGTTCCAACTGGCGGTATACGACCCTTCGGGAACCTTGGTCTACAACACCAGCGACCCCACCCATCCGTGGTGCGGGAAGGTGAAGAACCAAGGTCCGGTGTGCACCACAGGCGATTATGTATGGGTGGTGGACATAGAGTCCGGCAGCCAAGCCTCGGAGACCTTTACCGGGAAGGTGAAGCTGCTGCCCTGA
- a CDS encoding gliding motility-associated C-terminal domain-containing protein, giving the protein MGFLYPRSIFRLLSIGAILIPGLLRSQVPELLISQGGTHTYCHAVLYDSGGPNGNYGNNENHSITFCPGVPGDSIQIAFGMLDLAIGDVITLFDGTSTSAPVLASSVGTPPLTAGYLYTATSASGCITIQFNSNSAQTDPGWVANIQCSGVCPPPTANFPSFPQSPYLVCPNEPLALDASGSTAAPGRSIASYAWTIGGVTTYSATPQVDLPTNTPGQYPIGLLVRDDIGCPSTNSSVDLVRIGTKPDFSGIGIDPGTMCAGETATLNGVVQGTHWSSVPDPIVSGLFLLPDGCPPPGTYTSVLNVSGFPAGTTVNGPVDILDICLNMEHSYLGDISVSMSCPGGQSVLLFSGYGGGGGGTYLGSPLDNSTGIPGTGFEYCFSASAAWGTIVSENTAGNHVTAGTPPNNSMAPGTYTSQQSFNQWNGCPLNGPWTITVTDNLCIDDGYIFDMSMSIDPSLYPNVVQYTPVIGQGCDSSAWSGPDIVSTSPDCNIAMVAPSAPGPHPYTYTVTDDFGCTYDTTLTLNITPGVQFDVTSALPAVCGNPVLMQPGLILPLPTGAITYQWSPSTGLSSSSSPFPTASPTVPTWYTLHAFPAGHPLCGMVDSVLVQPLTTMESDSVVTDILCHGDGTGSIQVFTTGDGGPWNYTWTDNTGTVVQTTSTSNGDTFQGAGGTYKVVISEGLNGNGCADSLMATINEPPLLMIASSGTDTIICRTGTAVLNAAAAGGTAPLIMHWDHGVGIGPAQSVSPLQTMAYSVFATDAHNCYSDTSMVVVTVLLGLDAELVDTVTSCPRVDVMLQVDTVFGGNGQYSYDWGTGGSLADSLTVNLRNTQNFCVTIHDGCETPAITRCATVAITPVPPMELSVDSVLGCEPFTVHFSMNDTTGGATADWNFGYGPTQTERPMTMAHVYAQYGTFDLRVNVHWPNGCSMDSIYSNLIKVIDVPHADFNWTPYPATIFQNEVHFHELATDIADTFEWDLAGMDSSFLPDPVFTFPDDLGRNYPVRLIVRNYLGCADTIWKLVNVEDAFLVYVPTAFTPDGDGLNEVLNVVGNDIADHDFHFMVFDRWGEKIYDTTDRHAGWDGKMNGKVVKNGVYTWLLRAQSVYNGVNHDLQGHVTVVR; this is encoded by the coding sequence ATGGGCTTCCTCTATCCAAGATCCATTTTTCGTCTGCTTTCCATAGGGGCCATCCTGATCCCGGGACTCCTCCGGTCGCAAGTGCCGGAGCTGCTGATCTCCCAAGGAGGCACCCATACTTACTGCCATGCGGTGCTCTACGACAGCGGCGGACCCAATGGGAATTATGGGAACAATGAGAACCATTCCATCACCTTCTGCCCCGGCGTTCCCGGGGACAGCATCCAGATCGCCTTCGGCATGCTGGATCTGGCGATCGGGGACGTGATCACCTTGTTCGATGGCACCTCCACATCGGCCCCCGTGCTCGCGTCATCCGTAGGGACGCCGCCCCTTACTGCCGGATATCTTTACACAGCGACCAGCGCAAGTGGCTGCATCACGATCCAGTTCAACAGCAATTCCGCACAGACGGATCCGGGCTGGGTGGCCAATATCCAGTGCAGTGGGGTCTGTCCCCCGCCCACCGCCAACTTCCCCTCGTTCCCCCAAAGCCCATACCTCGTCTGCCCGAATGAACCCTTGGCGTTGGATGCGAGCGGATCCACTGCGGCACCGGGCCGAAGCATCGCTTCCTATGCCTGGACGATAGGGGGTGTCACCACCTATTCAGCCACACCACAGGTCGATCTCCCCACCAATACTCCGGGGCAGTATCCGATCGGCCTGCTTGTGCGCGACGACATCGGGTGCCCCAGTACCAACAGCAGTGTGGACTTGGTACGGATCGGCACGAAACCGGACTTTTCAGGCATCGGGATCGATCCGGGCACTATGTGCGCTGGCGAAACCGCCACGTTGAACGGTGTGGTCCAAGGCACACATTGGTCCAGCGTGCCCGACCCGATCGTATCCGGCCTGTTCCTATTGCCTGATGGCTGCCCCCCTCCGGGAACATACACCTCAGTGCTGAACGTCTCCGGCTTCCCTGCCGGTACAACGGTGAACGGTCCGGTGGACATCTTGGATATCTGCCTGAACATGGAGCATTCCTACCTCGGCGACATTTCCGTGTCCATGTCCTGCCCCGGCGGGCAAAGTGTGCTCTTGTTCAGCGGATATGGCGGTGGTGGCGGCGGCACATACCTGGGGTCTCCTTTGGACAATTCCACCGGCATTCCCGGAACCGGGTTCGAGTATTGCTTTTCCGCCTCGGCCGCATGGGGCACCATCGTGTCGGAGAACACGGCCGGGAACCACGTCACGGCCGGCACTCCGCCAAACAACAGTATGGCGCCCGGCACATATACGTCGCAGCAATCGTTCAACCAATGGAACGGGTGCCCGCTCAACGGCCCGTGGACCATTACCGTTACGGACAATTTATGCATTGATGACGGTTACATTTTCGATATGTCCATGTCCATCGATCCGTCGCTGTATCCGAACGTGGTGCAGTACACTCCGGTGATCGGACAAGGTTGCGACAGCAGCGCATGGAGCGGCCCGGACATCGTTTCCACAAGCCCGGACTGCAACATCGCAATGGTTGCTCCTTCTGCACCCGGTCCACATCCGTACACCTACACGGTCACCGACGACTTCGGCTGCACCTACGATACAACGCTCACCCTCAACATCACGCCGGGCGTACAATTTGATGTCACATCGGCCCTCCCTGCGGTTTGCGGAAACCCGGTGCTGATGCAGCCAGGACTGATCCTCCCGCTTCCAACAGGTGCGATCACCTACCAATGGTCGCCGAGCACCGGGCTATCCAGCAGCAGTTCCCCTTTCCCGACCGCATCACCAACTGTGCCGACGTGGTACACCCTGCATGCCTTTCCCGCCGGACACCCCCTTTGCGGCATGGTGGACAGTGTGCTCGTGCAGCCCTTGACCACCATGGAAAGCGACAGCGTGGTGACGGACATCTTGTGCCACGGTGATGGGACCGGATCCATCCAAGTGTTCACCACGGGCGACGGCGGGCCATGGAACTACACGTGGACCGACAATACCGGCACGGTCGTGCAAACTACCTCGACCTCGAACGGCGATACCTTCCAAGGCGCTGGCGGGACCTATAAAGTGGTGATCAGCGAAGGCCTGAACGGGAACGGTTGCGCGGACAGCCTGATGGCGACGATCAATGAACCGCCCCTGTTGATGATCGCCAGCTCTGGCACGGACACCATCATCTGCCGTACCGGAACGGCCGTCCTGAATGCCGCAGCAGCAGGGGGTACCGCACCCTTGATCATGCACTGGGACCATGGTGTTGGTATTGGCCCCGCTCAATCGGTCTCTCCATTACAGACCATGGCCTACAGTGTATTTGCCACGGATGCGCACAACTGTTATTCGGATACCTCGATGGTGGTGGTCACTGTTCTGCTTGGCCTGGATGCCGAACTCGTGGACACCGTAACGAGCTGCCCAAGGGTGGATGTCATGCTTCAGGTTGACACGGTCTTTGGCGGCAATGGCCAATACAGCTATGATTGGGGCACCGGGGGATCCCTCGCGGACTCCTTGACCGTGAACCTTCGCAACACGCAGAACTTCTGCGTGACCATACACGACGGTTGCGAAACGCCGGCGATCACCCGGTGCGCGACCGTGGCCATTACGCCCGTGCCTCCGATGGAATTGTCCGTGGACAGCGTGTTGGGCTGTGAACCGTTCACCGTCCATTTCTCCATGAATGACACCACGGGCGGTGCCACTGCGGACTGGAACTTCGGGTACGGGCCGACGCAGACCGAACGGCCGATGACCATGGCCCATGTCTATGCGCAGTATGGGACGTTCGACCTACGGGTCAACGTACACTGGCCGAACGGGTGCTCGATGGACAGCATCTATTCAAACCTGATCAAAGTGATCGACGTTCCGCACGCCGATTTCAATTGGACGCCTTACCCGGCCACCATCTTCCAGAACGAGGTCCACTTTCATGAATTGGCCACCGACATTGCCGACACCTTCGAATGGGATCTCGCCGGCATGGACAGTTCCTTCCTTCCTGACCCGGTATTCACCTTCCCGGACGACCTGGGCAGGAATTATCCGGTGCGGTTGATCGTACGGAACTATCTGGGCTGCGCGGACACCATCTGGAAGTTGGTGAACGTGGAGGATGCCTTCCTGGTCTATGTGCCCACGGCCTTCACGCCGGACGGCGACGGCCTGAACGAGGTGCTGAACGTGGTAGGCAATGACATCGCGGACCACGACTTCCACTTCATGGTCTTCGATCGCTGGGGAGAGAAGATCTATGACACGACGGACCGCCATGCCGGATGGGACGGCAAGATGAACGGGAAGGTGGTGAAGAATGGCGTGTACACGTGGTTGCTGCGAGCGCAGTCGGTGTACAATGGCGTGAACCATGACCTGCAAGGGCATGTGACAGTGGTACGATAG
- a CDS encoding PKD domain-containing protein, with protein MAVPSVAFGQAFPIFNGTTNTCVGAFLDSGGEGASGYSNNENYTYTVCPDAPGGAISLSFVTFNLSIAGTAPIDAMLIYDGDDITAPLLGTWTGTSLQGQVVSASAGNSSGCLTVVFHSNNTGTGVFAATITCYQPCERPTAVATYGSATTLKICPGEAVTFNSTGSYAAPGFSITNRRWDFGDGTVLNGAPASVNHTYAQPGGYTAQLYLVDNNGCSSTNRVDLLTLVGTTPNFNGTEGITGCSGETLCLDGVVNPTTWNELPGSGLGTGVFLPDNVGSCFNTTLDFTQFAPGQTLTNINQLLGICVSMEHSFIGDLVISIISPTGQTVVMHQQGGLDTYLGVPVDDDATPNIQGICWNYCWSPTATNGTWVDNAGGTLPSGTYESLNPLSGLLGSQLNGTWTLQVCDLWALDNGYICDWGMDFAPSLYPDLLEFTPVYGAGCDSSSWSGPNITTTTNGCNHVCATGLAPGDHPYVYTVTDDFGCTYDTTVMITIVPDLEVNAGLDASTCGTPVQLGATTSGGVSTYCDYELWLYDIFGDGWTNNSYVTVSIDGISTNWTMTGGSAGSTTISVPSGSTLVLGYNGAGLFAFEQSFELLNSAGVSVYFGNDPTNGIVWIGTADCPGGAMVYSWSPTTGLSDATIANPVATVASTTQYCVTVYQAEHPDCVATDCMTVTVDDPVDAGTNGAITLCGSASAFSLFSQLGGTPVSGGTWKDPSGTAHGDTFTPGTDPGGIYTYSVTGAGACGSSTSTSTVTVTINTPPDAGTDGSITLCSSDAAASLFAQLGGTPDAGGTWSGPSTVTGGLINPATMSAGAYVYTVTGTAPCPVETATVNVTINTPPDPGTDGAITLCTSDAAASLFAQLGGTPDAGGTWSGPSTVTGGMIDPATMSAGAYVYTVTGTAPCPDETATVTVTINTPPDAGTDGAITLCSSDAAASLFAQLGGTPDAGGTWSGPSTVTGGLINPATMSAGAYVYTVTGTAPCPVETATVNVTINTPPDPGTDGAITLCTSDAAASLFNALGGTPDAGGTWSGPSAVTGGMIDPATMNSGAYVYTVTGTAPCPDETATVTVTINTPPDAGD; from the coding sequence TTGGCAGTTCCTTCCGTAGCATTTGGCCAAGCCTTTCCCATCTTCAACGGCACGACCAATACTTGCGTCGGTGCGTTCTTAGATAGCGGCGGCGAAGGAGCATCAGGCTACTCCAACAATGAGAATTACACCTATACGGTGTGCCCGGACGCACCTGGCGGAGCGATCTCACTGAGCTTCGTCACCTTCAACCTGAGCATTGCGGGTACCGCACCGATCGACGCGATGTTGATCTACGATGGCGATGATATTACCGCCCCCCTGTTGGGGACCTGGACGGGGACCTCACTTCAAGGGCAGGTGGTGTCCGCCAGTGCCGGCAATTCCTCAGGTTGCCTTACGGTGGTGTTCCACTCGAACAACACGGGCACCGGCGTGTTCGCTGCCACTATCACTTGCTACCAACCTTGTGAGCGGCCCACTGCGGTGGCCACCTACGGCTCGGCCACGACCTTGAAGATCTGCCCCGGGGAAGCCGTCACTTTCAACAGCACAGGCTCTTACGCGGCACCCGGCTTCAGCATCACCAACCGCCGTTGGGATTTCGGGGATGGCACGGTGCTGAACGGTGCGCCCGCTTCCGTGAACCACACCTACGCGCAGCCCGGAGGCTACACAGCCCAGCTTTATCTGGTTGACAACAATGGCTGCTCCAGCACCAACCGCGTTGATCTCCTGACGTTGGTGGGCACCACCCCCAATTTCAACGGCACCGAGGGCATCACCGGCTGTTCCGGAGAGACGCTTTGCTTGGACGGCGTAGTAAACCCGACGACTTGGAACGAATTGCCCGGCAGCGGCTTAGGCACAGGTGTGTTCCTACCGGACAATGTGGGTTCCTGCTTCAATACCACCCTTGACTTCACGCAGTTCGCCCCGGGGCAAACGCTCACCAATATCAACCAGTTGCTTGGCATTTGCGTGAGCATGGAGCACTCCTTCATCGGCGATCTGGTGATCAGCATCATCAGCCCCACGGGACAGACAGTGGTGATGCATCAACAGGGAGGATTGGACACGTACTTGGGCGTTCCGGTGGATGATGACGCCACGCCGAACATTCAAGGGATTTGCTGGAATTATTGCTGGAGTCCCACGGCGACCAATGGCACCTGGGTGGATAATGCTGGCGGCACTCTCCCCAGTGGCACGTATGAAAGTCTGAATCCCCTCTCCGGCCTCTTGGGTTCCCAATTGAATGGCACATGGACCTTGCAGGTATGTGACCTGTGGGCCTTGGACAACGGTTACATCTGTGACTGGGGAATGGACTTCGCCCCTTCCCTCTATCCGGACCTCCTTGAGTTCACCCCGGTGTACGGCGCTGGCTGCGATAGTTCCTCCTGGTCGGGGCCGAACATCACCACTACGACCAATGGCTGCAACCATGTCTGTGCGACGGGCCTTGCCCCCGGCGATCATCCTTACGTGTACACGGTGACCGACGATTTCGGCTGTACCTATGACACTACGGTGATGATCACCATCGTGCCAGACCTGGAGGTGAATGCGGGGCTGGACGCCTCCACCTGCGGTACGCCCGTGCAACTAGGGGCAACCACCAGCGGGGGTGTCTCCACCTACTGTGACTATGAGCTATGGCTATATGACATTTTCGGCGACGGCTGGACGAACAATTCCTACGTTACGGTAAGCATTGACGGGATCAGTACGAACTGGACCATGACCGGTGGAAGTGCAGGGAGCACTACCATATCGGTGCCCAGCGGATCCACTCTCGTACTGGGATATAATGGTGCCGGGCTATTCGCTTTTGAACAGTCGTTCGAGTTGCTCAACAGCGCGGGGGTGAGCGTCTATTTCGGGAATGATCCCACGAACGGTATCGTGTGGATCGGGACCGCAGATTGTCCGGGCGGCGCGATGGTGTACAGTTGGAGCCCGACCACCGGTCTTTCCGACGCGACGATCGCGAACCCCGTGGCCACGGTCGCTTCCACCACGCAATACTGCGTCACTGTATACCAGGCAGAGCATCCGGATTGTGTTGCAACGGATTGCATGACCGTTACCGTGGATGATCCAGTGGACGCGGGGACAAACGGGGCGATCACCCTTTGTGGGAGCGCCAGTGCGTTCAGCTTGTTCAGCCAGCTCGGCGGAACGCCTGTTTCCGGTGGGACATGGAAGGATCCCTCCGGAACCGCACATGGCGACACTTTCACGCCCGGGACCGACCCTGGCGGAATCTACACTTACTCAGTCACCGGTGCAGGGGCCTGTGGGAGCTCAACCTCCACATCCACCGTCACCGTCACGATCAACACGCCGCCCGACGCAGGGACTGATGGATCTATCACACTCTGTAGCTCGGACGCGGCCGCTTCACTCTTCGCGCAGCTCGGCGGAACGCCGGACGCAGGCGGAACATGGAGCGGGCCGAGCACTGTGACGGGAGGCCTGATCAACCCCGCCACCATGAGCGCTGGGGCTTACGTCTACACCGTTACGGGAACGGCACCCTGCCCCGTTGAGACCGCGACGGTGAACGTCACGATCAACACGCCTCCTGATCCCGGCACTGACGGTGCGATCACGCTCTGCACTTCCGATGCGGCGGCTTCACTCTTCGCACAGCTTGGCGGAACACCGGACGCGGGCGGAACTTGGAGCGGGCCGAGCACGGTGACCGGCGGCATGATCGACCCCGCCACTATGAGCGCCGGAGCTTATGTGTACACGGTCACGGGAACAGCACCGTGCCCGGATGAGACCGCGACCGTCACCGTCACGATCAACACGCCGCCCGACGCGGGGACCGATGGGGCCATCACGCTCTGTAGCTCCGACGCGGCCGCATCACTCTTCGCGCAGCTCGGAGGAACGCCGGACGCGGGCGGTACATGGAGCGGGCCGAGCACTGTGACGGGAGGCCTGATCAACCCCGCCACCATGAGCGCTGGGGCTTACGTCTACACCGTTACAGGAACAGCACCCTGCCCTGTGGAAACAGCGACGGTGAACGTCACGATCAACACGCCTCCTGATCCCGGCACTGACGGTGCGATCACGCTCTGCACTTCCGATGCGGCGGCTTCACTCTTCAACGCCTTGGGCGGAACACCGGACGCAGGCGGAACATGGAGCGGCCCAAGTGCGGTGACCGGCGGTATGATCGATCCCGCAACGATGAACTCCGGGGCGTATGTCTACACGGTCACGGGAACAGCACCTTGCCCCGATGAGACCGCGACCGTCACCGTCACGATCAACACGCCGCCCGACGCAGGGGACTGA